From the genome of Scytonema hofmannii PCC 7110, one region includes:
- a CDS encoding YdhR family protein has translation MSKLFLYAEYQVSIPFTQIDWVAINVEMKKFSGLQSKTWLSGINTNTVGGFYEFDSLENAQKYIDSLLIPFAKQVNGNLSVKLFDGEIAKEASIGMNSPFYSTDSK, from the coding sequence ATGAGTAAACTATTTCTCTACGCCGAGTATCAAGTATCTATACCTTTCACTCAAATTGATTGGGTTGCCATTAATGTAGAAATGAAAAAATTCTCAGGACTGCAATCTAAAACCTGGCTAAGTGGTATCAACACCAATACTGTTGGTGGTTTTTATGAATTTGATTCGCTAGAGAACGCACAAAAATATATTGATAGCTTGTTAATTCCATTTGCAAAACAGGTGAATGGAAATCTGAGTGTGAAACTTTTTGATGGTGAGATCGCGAAAGAAGCCAGCATTGGTATGAATTCTCCCTTTTATTCGACAGACTCCAAATAG
- a CDS encoding DUF938 domain-containing protein yields MSPLEKPALDPYPLSPYVAWAGDRNRDAILEVFKQRLPNSEGQILELASGSGMHINYFASHFQHLSFQPSDMNEEVFENIRQLTQQTQAQNVQPAVKLDLTQPQTWSVLAGKKFDAIFCINIFQVAPISVADGMMNCTVNYLSAHGSLFIYGPFKVDGKYTTPSNEEFDRTLLSYKVPEWGLKDIADITNAAQKYELKLKEIIDMPANNFTLVYSLG; encoded by the coding sequence ATGTCACCATTAGAAAAACCTGCACTGGATCCGTATCCACTTAGTCCTTATGTTGCTTGGGCAGGCGATCGCAACCGTGATGCTATTCTAGAAGTATTCAAACAAAGGCTACCCAACAGCGAAGGTCAAATTCTTGAGTTGGCCTCTGGTAGTGGTATGCACATCAACTACTTCGCTTCCCATTTCCAGCATCTAAGTTTTCAACCCTCAGACATGAATGAAGAAGTGTTTGAAAATATTAGGCAATTAACTCAACAGACTCAAGCCCAAAACGTCCAACCAGCAGTCAAACTGGACTTAACTCAACCACAAACTTGGTCAGTTTTAGCTGGAAAAAAATTTGATGCCATTTTCTGTATTAATATTTTTCAAGTTGCACCAATCTCTGTTGCGGATGGCATGATGAATTGTACAGTCAACTATCTCAGTGCTCACGGATCTTTATTTATCTACGGCCCATTTAAAGTGGATGGCAAGTATACAACACCTTCGAACGAAGAATTTGATAGAACTCTTCTATCTTATAAAGTACCAGAATGGGGTTTAAAAGATATCGCAGATATCACAAATGCTGCTCAAAAATATGAGCTAAAGCTAAAGGAAATTATTGATATGCCAGCCAATAATTTTACTCTCGTTTATAGTTTGGGTTGA
- a CDS encoding non-ribosomal peptide synthetase — MIPINQNLSLQSNIQSEKQLNYWKQQLADASLVLELPTDKPRPPVQKHEVAKQSFILPQSLWQALHALSQQEGVTVFSTLLAAFQTLLYRYSRQEDILVGYPVMADDRQRTETKANTLVLRTRMSGNPSFQDLLQKVRLVVLEARANQDLPFEKLVEDLQIERSLSYHPLFQVMFVLQKTPKKISQSPTSIDLNKVIYNLDLTLSMEGTEQGLQGAWEYNIDLFNAETIARMSGHFQTLLEQIVANPQQHIDELPLLTATERQKLLVEWNNTQADYPQHCVHEFFEVQASKTPDAVAVVFEDQQLTYRELNNRANQLAHYLRTLGVRPDVLVGICVERSLEMVIGLLGILKAGGAYVPLDPEYPKDRLTFILEDTKTPVMLTQEKLVNSLPVLEAQIVCLDSDWQAIAQHSQENPVSGVAVDDLVYVIYTSGSTGKPKGVMIPHRGICNALYWRQATFKLTEQDKILQTISLSFDPSVWQIFWPLSFGGQLIVARPGGHKDTAYLVKEVVKQQITVLGLVPSIIQALLEEKGFKNCQSLRHATTGGEALSVELMERFFACLNLDNVLVNCYGPTEASIDVTTWICQRVNDSTIAPIGRPITNVQVYILDDNLQPVPVGHSGELYIGGSGLARGYLNRPKLTEEKFIPNPFTSEAGARLYKTGDLARYLPDGNIEFLGRIDHQVKIRGFRIELGEIEATLGTHPALQQTLVMVREDVPGDKGLVAYFVAQPEQVPPSPRELRGFLQDKLPDYMVPAAFVMLDAMPLNPNGKVDRRALPVPDASHFIAANNFVAPRTPTEEVLAAIWMQVLGLERVGIHDNFFELGGHSLLATQVISRLRQTFGAEISVQRLFETPTIAGLASAISTFENQSPNQHLTIPRRTNRDSAPLSYVQQQLWFLAQLKPDSAAYNIVEAIQLQGDLKVDVLQKSLDAIVVHHEALRTNFIAEDGNPVQVIGEPRSVELKVIDLKDCPLSARASVVKQQLQDEAHRPFNLASDLMLRGCLFELSPQEHVLLLVMHHIATDGWSMSILFEQLTSLYKAFTNNLPNPLPELPIQFADYVVWQHQWLEGEVLEKQLNYWKQHLANATTVLELPTDRQRQPVQSFRGATQSFEIPQSLSQALNALSRQEGVTLFMTLLAAFQILLYRYTGQQDILVGSPIAGRNRTEVENLIGFFVNTLVLRTDLSGNPSYLELLQRVRAMAISAYVNQDVSFEKLVEELQPERSLSYNPFFQVLFVLQNAPKQTLELSGLSITPLNVDKLTSQFDLSLTVEQTEQGLRTVWEYNTDLFDAATINRMTGHFQTLLEQIVAHPQQHINELPLLGATERQQLLVEWNNTQADYPQHCVHELFEVQASKTPDAVALVFEDEQLTYQQLNHRANQLAHYLRTLGVGPDVLVGICMERSLEMVVGLLGILKAGGAYVPIDPEYPQERLAYMLADSQVPVLLTQEKLVAGLPNHQARVICLDAEWEKISGEQTINPNSGVQPENLVYVIYTSGSTGKPKGAMNIHLGVCNRLLWMQEAYQLTSGDRVLQKTPFSFDVSVWEFFWTLITGARLVMAKPGGHRDGNYLVNLVVKEQITTLHFVPSMLQVFLESEGLEQCNSLHRVICSGEALPVDLQVKFFERLGCELHNLYGPTEAAIDVTFWQCQRQSQLRTVPIGRPIANTQIYLLDESLQPVPIGVAGELHIGGMGLARGYLNRSELTAEKFISNPFDKAQTSRLYKTGDLARYLVDGSIEYLGRLDNQVKIRGLRIELGEIEATLGTYPALRQTLVMVRDDVPGDKGLVAYLVAHLQQVPPSPSELRGFLQDKLPDYMVPAAFVMLDAMPLNPNGKVDRRALPAPDASHFSASNNFVAPRTPNEEVLAAIWAQVLGFEQVGIYNNFFELGGHSLLATQVISRIREAFGIDIQLQLLFQTPMIADLAEAIVQIQAENTEDDEINRFLTELEDLSDEEAQSLLGEVMQQTHSLKA, encoded by the coding sequence ATGATTCCCATTAACCAAAATTTGTCTCTTCAGTCAAATATCCAGTCAGAAAAGCAACTGAATTATTGGAAACAACAATTAGCAGATGCTAGCTTAGTGTTGGAATTACCCACAGACAAACCACGACCTCCAGTGCAAAAACACGAGGTAGCAAAGCAGTCTTTTATCCTTCCTCAAAGTCTGTGGCAAGCGCTGCACGCATTGTCGCAACAAGAGGGTGTGACCGTTTTCTCCACGTTATTAGCAGCTTTCCAAACTCTGCTGTACCGCTATAGCCGCCAAGAAGATATCTTAGTTGGATATCCTGTTATGGCAGACGATCGCCAACGCACGGAGACAAAAGCGAATACTCTGGTCTTGCGTACCAGAATGTCTGGCAATCCCAGTTTTCAGGATTTGTTACAAAAAGTGCGTTTGGTTGTTTTAGAAGCAAGAGCCAACCAAGACTTGCCATTTGAAAAACTTGTAGAAGATCTTCAAATAGAGCGATCGCTCTCGTATCATCCCCTGTTCCAAGTGATGTTTGTCTTGCAGAAAACACCCAAAAAAATATCACAAAGCCCTACTTCCATAGATTTAAATAAGGTGATATACAATTTAGATTTGACCTTGTCAATGGAGGGGACAGAACAAGGACTGCAAGGAGCGTGGGAATATAACATCGATTTGTTTAATGCAGAAACTATTGCTCGAATGAGTGGGCATTTCCAGACATTGCTAGAGCAGATTGTTGCTAACCCACAGCAGCACATCGACGAATTACCATTGCTCACTGCAACTGAGAGACAAAAGTTGCTAGTTGAGTGGAACAATACCCAAGCAGATTATCCTCAACATTGCGTTCACGAATTCTTTGAGGTGCAAGCATCCAAAACACCAGATGCAGTCGCTGTGGTGTTTGAAGACCAGCAATTAACCTACCGAGAGTTGAATAATCGCGCTAACCAATTGGCGCACTACCTAAGAACTCTAGGTGTAAGACCAGATGTACTGGTTGGCATCTGTGTGGAGCGTTCCCTAGAAATGGTCATAGGGTTATTGGGTATTCTCAAAGCAGGCGGTGCTTATGTACCTCTAGACCCAGAGTATCCAAAAGATCGCCTGACCTTCATTTTAGAAGACACCAAAACACCGGTGATGCTCACTCAGGAGAAATTGGTCAACAGCTTACCAGTTTTGGAAGCACAAATTGTGTGTTTGGACTCAGATTGGCAAGCCATTGCCCAACACAGTCAAGAAAACCCTGTTTCTGGAGTGGCAGTTGACGACTTAGTGTATGTCATTTACACCTCTGGTTCCACAGGCAAGCCAAAGGGTGTGATGATTCCTCACCGTGGAATTTGCAATGCACTCTACTGGAGACAAGCAACATTTAAATTAACTGAACAAGATAAAATTCTCCAGACCATTTCTTTAAGCTTTGACCCCTCAGTGTGGCAGATATTTTGGCCCTTATCATTTGGGGGACAGTTGATTGTAGCTCGCCCTGGTGGACATAAAGACACTGCTTATCTAGTTAAAGAAGTTGTCAAACAGCAAATCACTGTACTTGGTTTAGTACCATCTATTATCCAAGCTCTACTAGAGGAAAAAGGATTTAAGAATTGTCAATCCCTGAGACACGCTACCACTGGCGGTGAAGCGTTATCCGTAGAACTCATGGAGCGCTTTTTTGCTTGTTTAAATTTGGATAATGTACTGGTCAATTGCTACGGTCCGACAGAAGCTTCCATTGATGTCACAACCTGGATTTGCCAGAGAGTTAATGACTCTACCATTGCTCCTATTGGTCGTCCCATTACAAATGTACAAGTTTACATATTAGATGATAATTTGCAGCCCGTGCCTGTCGGTCACTCAGGTGAACTGTACATCGGTGGTAGTGGTTTAGCTCGAGGTTATCTCAACCGCCCCAAACTCACAGAAGAAAAGTTTATTCCCAACCCATTTACTAGCGAAGCGGGAGCACGGTTATACAAAACAGGGGATTTGGCGCGTTACTTGCCTGACGGAAATATAGAGTTCCTTGGTCGTATTGACCACCAGGTAAAGATACGTGGCTTCCGCATTGAGTTAGGAGAAATTGAAGCCACCCTAGGTACACATCCGGCGCTGCAACAAACCTTAGTGATGGTGAGAGAAGATGTTCCAGGCGACAAGGGATTGGTGGCATATTTCGTAGCACAACCGGAACAAGTTCCACCCAGCCCAAGGGAATTGCGCGGCTTTTTGCAGGATAAGTTACCCGATTACATGGTACCTGCGGCTTTTGTGATGTTGGATGCTATGCCGTTGAACCCCAATGGCAAAGTAGACCGCCGTGCATTGCCCGTACCAGATGCATCCCATTTTATTGCTGCCAACAATTTTGTCGCACCTCGCACTCCTACGGAAGAGGTCTTAGCTGCGATTTGGATGCAAGTTTTGGGTTTGGAACGGGTTGGTATTCACGACAACTTTTTTGAATTGGGCGGTCATTCACTGCTCGCAACGCAAGTCATTTCTCGGTTACGCCAAACCTTTGGTGCGGAAATTTCAGTACAGCGTTTATTTGAGACACCAACGATTGCGGGGTTAGCAAGTGCTATCTCCACTTTTGAGAACCAGAGTCCTAACCAACATCTGACGATTCCTCGACGGACTAACCGAGACTCAGCCCCGCTCTCCTATGTTCAGCAGCAACTGTGGTTCTTGGCACAGTTAAAGCCAGACAGTGCCGCGTATAACATAGTTGAGGCGATACAGTTGCAAGGCGACCTCAAAGTCGATGTCTTGCAAAAGTCCTTGGATGCGATTGTTGTCCATCATGAAGCACTACGGACTAATTTTATTGCAGAAGATGGCAACCCAGTGCAGGTGATTGGTGAGCCTCGGTCAGTGGAACTCAAGGTGATTGACCTCAAGGATTGTCCGCTGAGCGCTCGCGCAAGCGTTGTAAAGCAGCAGCTACAAGATGAAGCCCATCGTCCGTTCAACCTAGCATCAGATTTAATGCTGCGTGGGTGCTTGTTCGAGCTATCTCCACAAGAGCACGTACTCCTGTTGGTCATGCATCACATCGCCACAGATGGTTGGTCGATGAGCATTTTGTTCGAGCAGTTGACAAGCTTGTACAAAGCATTCACTAATAATTTGCCCAATCCACTGCCAGAGTTGCCCATTCAATTTGCCGACTACGTAGTGTGGCAACACCAATGGCTTGAAGGCGAAGTGCTGGAGAAACAACTGAATTATTGGAAACAGCACTTAGCAAATGCAACGACCGTGCTGGAATTGCCCACAGATAGACAACGACAACCCGTGCAGAGTTTCCGGGGTGCAACGCAATCCTTTGAAATCCCCCAGAGTTTATCGCAAGCGCTGAATGCACTGTCACGCCAAGAAGGTGTGACACTGTTCATGACATTACTCGCAGCATTCCAAATCCTGCTCTACCGCTATACCGGACAACAAGACATTCTAGTTGGTTCTCCCATCGCCGGACGCAATCGCACAGAAGTTGAGAATCTGATTGGATTTTTTGTCAATACCTTGGTGTTACGTACCGATTTGTCTGGTAACCCCAGTTATCTGGAACTGTTGCAAAGGGTAAGAGCAATGGCAATATCTGCTTACGTCAATCAAGATGTGTCATTTGAAAAGCTGGTAGAAGAACTGCAACCAGAGCGCTCGCTCTCGTACAATCCCTTCTTTCAAGTCCTATTTGTCTTGCAGAATGCGCCGAAACAAACATTGGAGTTGTCGGGACTGTCTATAACTCCTTTAAATGTAGATAAGTTAACATCCCAGTTTGATTTAAGCTTGACAGTAGAGCAAACAGAACAGGGTTTGCGTACTGTATGGGAGTACAATACCGATCTGTTTGATGCAGCCACGATTAACCGGATGACTGGGCATTTTCAGACATTGCTGGAGCAGATTGTTGCTCACCCACAGCAGCACATCAACGAATTGCCATTGCTCGGTGCAACTGAGAGACAGCAGTTACTAGTTGAGTGGAACAATACTCAAGCAGATTATCCCCAACATTGCGTTCACGAACTCTTTGAAGTGCAAGCGTCCAAGACTCCAGATGCAGTTGCGTTAGTGTTTGAAGATGAGCAATTAACCTACCAACAGTTGAATCATCGCGCTAACCAATTGGCACACTACCTCAGAACTCTAGGCGTCGGACCGGATGTACTGGTTGGCATCTGTATGGAGCGCTCTTTGGAGATGGTAGTCGGTCTGTTGGGAATTCTCAAAGCAGGAGGAGCTTATGTACCAATTGACCCAGAGTATCCTCAAGAACGTTTAGCTTATATGTTGGCAGATTCCCAGGTACCCGTGCTGCTAACTCAAGAAAAACTCGTCGCCGGACTACCCAACCATCAAGCACGCGTTATTTGTTTGGATGCTGAGTGGGAAAAAATTTCTGGAGAACAAACGATTAATCCAAACAGTGGAGTTCAACCAGAGAACCTAGTCTATGTCATTTATACTTCTGGTTCTACCGGAAAACCAAAAGGTGCAATGAACATCCATCTGGGGGTTTGCAATCGTTTGCTATGGATGCAAGAAGCATATCAACTGACATCCGGAGATAGAGTCTTGCAAAAAACTCCTTTCAGCTTCGATGTTTCTGTTTGGGAATTCTTCTGGACTTTGATAACAGGCGCACGTCTAGTCATGGCCAAACCAGGTGGACATCGAGATGGGAATTACTTAGTTAATCTTGTTGTCAAAGAACAGATTACAACTTTGCATTTTGTTCCCTCAATGCTGCAAGTATTTCTGGAAAGCGAAGGGTTAGAACAATGCAACAGCTTGCATAGGGTTATCTGCAGCGGTGAAGCTTTACCTGTTGACCTCCAAGTAAAATTCTTCGAGCGTCTGGGATGCGAATTGCATAATCTTTACGGTCCGACAGAAGCGGCGATTGATGTGACATTTTGGCAATGCCAAAGACAGAGCCAGCTGAGAACTGTACCGATCGGACGTCCCATTGCCAACACGCAAATTTATCTCCTAGATGAGTCTCTGCAACCAGTTCCTATTGGCGTGGCTGGTGAATTGCATATCGGCGGTATGGGATTAGCCCGAGGCTATCTCAACCGTTCGGAGTTGACGGCTGAAAAATTTATCTCCAACCCCTTTGATAAGGCACAAACCAGCCGCCTATATAAGACAGGAGATTTAGCCCGTTACTTAGTTGATGGTAGTATTGAGTATCTAGGACGGCTCGACAATCAAGTAAAAATACGGGGACTTCGGATTGAGTTAGGAGAAATTGAAGCCACCCTAGGTACATATCCGGCGCTGCGACAAACCTTAGTTATGGTCAGAGATGATGTTCCAGGCGACAAGGGATTGGTGGCATATTTAGTGGCACACCTGCAACAAGTTCCACCCAGCCCAAGTGAATTGCGCGGCTTTTTGCAGGATAAGCTACCCGATTACATGGTACCAGCTGCTTTTGTGATGTTGGATGCTATGCCATTAAACCCCAATGGCAAAGTAGACCGCCGCGCATTGCCCGCACCAGATGCATCCCATTTTAGTGCTTCTAACAATTTTGTTGCACCCCGCACTCCTAACGAAGAGGTCTTAGCCGCAATTTGGGCGCAAGTTTTAGGTTTTGAACAAGTGGGCATTTACAACAACTTCTTTGAATTAGGTGGACATTCGCTGCTCGCAACGCAAGTAATTTCTCGGATCCGCGAAGCTTTCGGTATAGACATTCAGCTACAGTTGCTGTTTCAGACACCAATGATTGCTGATTTAGCTGAGGCAATTGTGCAGATCCAGGCGGAAAACACCGAGGATGACGAAATAAACCGCTTTTTAACTGAGTTGGAAGACTTATCAGATGAGGAAGCACAAAGCCTCCTAGGAGAAGTGATGCAGCAAACTCACTCATTAAAGGCGTAA
- a CDS encoding non-ribosomal peptide synthetase, whose amino-acid sequence MNDINTKIATLSPAKRALLELKLKNKSASLTIEQTIPKRTNELSASAPLSFAQQRLWLLEQLEPDNSNYLIQNVQRLTGDLSVDVLRQSLDAIVAHHEALRTNFISSDDGTPIQVIGLPRSVELKVIDLTQEPKSDQQEQVQSILRREAKRPFDLTSDLMLRGCLLRINQREHILLLVMHHIASDGWSMGILCQQLAKVYEAFINNKPNPLPKLPIQYADFAVWQRKYLFGEVLENKLNYWKTQLEGANHILELPTDYPRPPVQTSRGATQSLMLPQTLAASLTALSRREGATLFMTLLAAFGTLLYRYTGQEDILIGSPVAGRNRSEIEGLIGFFINTVILRTNCSSQPSFRSLLDRVRQAALGAYTHQDMPFEKLVEELQPERDTSRNPLFQVWFNMLNLGDIQLKMPGLDVEPVSMPEVPSKFDLTLYVTEQQQGIKLELVYNADLFVPERMEEMLDQFHHLLVQIAETPQQNISSLSLVTPNAALLLPNPQQKLDLHSETVVHTKFSQQAQRVPQNLAVVDARVAWTYAKLEELTNQLAHYLLANNIQSQDVVAIYGQRSALLVVAILGVLKAGGAFVILDPAYPTSRLIDCLEPVQPRAWLQIASDSQVPTVLREFVDSFCNYCLEISDDSILGALQNYPQNDPQVTVELDDLAYVAFTSGSTGKPKGIKGSHRPLSHFVQWHQKTFGLCESDKFSMLSGLSHDPLLRDIFTPLSLGATLCIPQQQDIETLNQLADWMRVMRISVAHLTPAMAQLLTANTESQITDLRYVFFAGDVLTQQDVTNICRFAPKVTCVNFYGATETPQAMGYFVIPEDCGVSNLVISPHSLIPKTIPLGRGIEDVQLLVLTHTLQLAGIGEVGEIYVRTPYLSSGYIGSDDLTQERFIVNPFTNIATDRLYKTGDLGRYLPNGSIEFCDRIDNQVKIRGFRIELGEIEAVLSQYPSVREVVVLLREDIPGDKQLVAYVIPKEKQIPTVNELRQFLTEKLPRYMIPACFVMLETLPLTPNSKLNRAALPVPDLSRQEPEETFVGPRDELEQQLLQIWEQVLGIQSISVRDNFFEIGGHSLLAVKLFWQIEKTFGKNLPLATLFQSGTVEALANIIRQQEKLAVNSEAKNSQSFMDVEGIANGKNQKESLPSWSSLVPIKPNGSKPPFFCVHAIEGNVLSYYELAQHLDPEQPFYALQAQGLDGHQPPITRMEDMASHYLKEIKTIQPRGPYFLGGHCFGGAVAYEMAQQLQAEGEKVALLAMLETSGPKTLTRLSFWQRVPLHLTNLLQKGPSYILQKSNSWLPWLLNLVKYKLLKMSSKVYETIENEEILPYNIRHLRVREANNEAGAKYVMQPYSDLLTMFGVEEELRVAGVGEGYKLLPNFGWDEYAIGGLEIHRVSGDHLSMFTEPHVKVLAEKLQACLTKAATEATADKRSPVPALQKR is encoded by the coding sequence ATGAATGATATCAACACAAAGATTGCCACTCTCTCTCCAGCTAAAAGGGCACTACTAGAGCTAAAACTTAAGAACAAGAGTGCTAGTCTTACAATAGAGCAGACCATCCCCAAAAGAACTAACGAATTATCAGCTTCAGCTCCGTTATCTTTTGCCCAACAGCGACTGTGGTTGTTAGAGCAACTGGAGCCAGATAACTCAAATTATCTTATTCAAAACGTACAACGCTTAACGGGCGATCTCAGCGTAGATGTATTGCGACAGTCTTTGGATGCGATTGTTGCCCATCACGAAGCACTGCGAACCAATTTTATTTCCTCAGATGATGGCACCCCCATACAAGTGATTGGTTTACCCCGGTCAGTTGAATTGAAGGTAATTGACTTAACACAGGAGCCAAAAAGCGATCAACAAGAGCAAGTGCAAAGTATCTTGCGGCGTGAGGCGAAACGCCCCTTTGACTTAACATCTGACTTAATGTTGCGTGGGTGCTTGTTGCGAATAAATCAACGCGAGCATATACTTTTATTGGTCATGCACCACATTGCTTCTGATGGCTGGTCGATGGGTATTCTGTGTCAGCAGTTGGCAAAGGTCTATGAAGCCTTTATAAATAACAAACCAAATCCCCTACCAAAACTACCCATCCAATATGCCGACTTTGCTGTTTGGCAACGCAAATACCTCTTTGGTGAAGTACTAGAAAACAAACTCAACTACTGGAAAACTCAGCTAGAGGGGGCCAACCATATACTGGAACTGCCCACAGACTACCCTCGACCTCCAGTACAAACCTCCCGAGGAGCGACGCAATCTTTGATGCTACCCCAGACACTGGCGGCATCGCTCACAGCACTTTCGCGTCGGGAAGGTGCTACTTTGTTTATGACTTTGCTGGCTGCATTTGGGACTTTATTGTATCGCTACACCGGACAAGAAGATATTCTCATTGGCTCTCCCGTTGCAGGTCGGAATCGGTCTGAAATTGAAGGGTTAATAGGGTTTTTTATCAATACGGTCATTTTACGGACTAACTGTTCCAGTCAACCCAGTTTTCGTTCACTGCTAGATCGCGTCCGCCAAGCGGCATTAGGCGCATATACCCATCAAGATATGCCTTTTGAGAAATTGGTAGAAGAACTACAACCAGAGCGAGACACGAGCCGTAACCCACTCTTTCAAGTGTGGTTTAATATGCTCAACTTGGGGGACATACAACTAAAAATGCCTGGGCTAGATGTAGAACCCGTCTCAATGCCAGAAGTTCCTTCTAAGTTTGACTTAACCTTGTATGTGACAGAACAACAGCAAGGAATCAAACTGGAATTAGTTTATAATGCCGACCTGTTTGTACCCGAGCGAATGGAGGAAATGCTCGATCAGTTCCATCATTTGCTCGTTCAGATTGCGGAAACTCCACAACAGAATATTTCTTCGTTATCACTTGTTACTCCCAACGCAGCATTACTTTTACCAAATCCTCAGCAAAAACTTGACCTACACTCAGAAACAGTCGTTCATACTAAGTTTTCTCAACAAGCTCAAAGAGTACCGCAAAACTTGGCAGTTGTGGATGCACGAGTTGCTTGGACTTACGCCAAACTTGAAGAACTGACCAATCAATTGGCTCACTACCTGCTAGCAAATAATATCCAATCTCAAGACGTAGTTGCCATTTACGGACAAAGAAGTGCCTTGTTAGTTGTAGCAATTCTAGGTGTTCTGAAAGCAGGTGGCGCTTTTGTCATTCTCGATCCGGCTTATCCCACTTCTCGCTTAATTGATTGTCTCGAACCCGTTCAACCTCGTGCTTGGTTGCAAATTGCTTCAGATTCTCAGGTTCCGACTGTACTCCGCGAGTTTGTAGATAGTTTTTGTAACTACTGTTTGGAAATTTCTGATGATTCCATCTTAGGAGCATTACAAAATTATCCCCAGAATGACCCACAAGTGACAGTGGAACTAGATGATTTAGCTTATGTTGCTTTTACCTCTGGTTCTACAGGTAAACCTAAAGGTATTAAAGGTAGCCACAGACCTTTATCTCATTTCGTGCAATGGCATCAAAAGACTTTTGGTTTGTGCGAGTCAGATAAATTTAGCATGCTTTCTGGTTTATCTCATGACCCTTTGTTACGAGATATTTTCACACCCTTGTCATTGGGTGCAACTTTATGCATTCCCCAGCAACAAGATATTGAGACATTAAATCAGCTAGCTGATTGGATGCGAGTGATGAGAATTAGTGTTGCTCATCTGACACCAGCAATGGCACAACTGCTGACAGCAAACACTGAAAGCCAAATCACAGACTTACGTTACGTATTTTTTGCTGGTGATGTTCTGACGCAACAAGATGTCACCAACATCTGTCGTTTTGCTCCCAAAGTAACTTGTGTCAATTTTTACGGGGCTACTGAAACCCCTCAAGCTATGGGTTACTTTGTTATACCTGAAGATTGTGGTGTTAGTAATCTAGTCATCAGCCCCCATTCCCTAATCCCCAAAACAATTCCTTTGGGTCGTGGTATTGAGGATGTACAGTTACTTGTTTTGACCCACACGCTACAGTTAGCTGGGATCGGCGAGGTAGGAGAGATTTACGTTCGCACCCCTTACTTATCTTCTGGTTATATTGGCAGCGATGACTTAACTCAAGAACGTTTTATTGTCAATCCATTTACCAATATTGCTACCGACCGACTTTATAAAACTGGAGACTTGGGACGCTACTTACCCAACGGTAGCATTGAGTTTTGCGATCGCATTGACAATCAAGTCAAGATTCGTGGATTTCGGATTGAGTTGGGCGAAATTGAAGCTGTGTTGAGTCAATATCCCTCTGTCCGAGAAGTTGTAGTTCTTCTCCGAGAGGACATTCCCGGTGACAAGCAGTTAGTAGCATATGTCATTCCCAAGGAAAAACAAATTCCTACAGTGAACGAACTGAGGCAATTTCTCACTGAAAAACTTCCTAGATACATGATTCCAGCTTGTTTTGTGATGCTAGAGACACTACCCCTAACTCCTAACAGTAAACTTAACCGCGCCGCCCTTCCGGTACCTGACTTATCCCGGCAAGAACCGGAAGAGACCTTTGTTGGCCCTCGCGATGAGTTAGAGCAACAGCTTTTGCAGATTTGGGAACAAGTTTTAGGTATCCAATCCATTAGCGTCAGGGATAACTTCTTTGAGATCGGAGGACATTCTCTGCTAGCAGTCAAACTGTTTTGGCAAATCGAGAAGACATTCGGCAAAAATCTCCCTCTGGCAACCCTTTTCCAATCAGGAACTGTGGAGGCTCTAGCCAATATTATCCGTCAGCAAGAAAAGTTAGCAGTCAATTCCGAAGCTAAAAATTCACAATCGTTCATGGACGTTGAGGGAATCGCTAACGGTAAGAACCAGAAGGAAAGCTTACCATCTTGGTCTTCACTAGTGCCTATAAAGCCCAACGGTTCTAAACCGCCGTTCTTTTGTGTCCATGCTATAGAAGGTAACGTTCTGTCATACTATGAGTTGGCACAGCATCTCGATCCAGAGCAACCCTTTTATGCCTTACAAGCACAAGGACTTGATGGGCACCAGCCTCCCATAACACGGATGGAAGACATGGCATCTCATTACCTCAAAGAGATCAAAACTATTCAACCGAGAGGTCCTTATTTTCTTGGAGGACATTGTTTTGGGGGGGCGGTGGCTTATGAAATGGCTCAGCAGTTACAAGCCGAAGGTGAGAAAGTAGCTCTGTTGGCCATGTTAGAGACCTCTGGTCCGAAGACACTGACTCGATTGTCATTCTGGCAACGAGTGCCTCTTCATTTGACGAACTTATTACAAAAAGGACCAAGCTACATTTTGCAAAAGTCGAACTCATGGCTTCCGTGGCTCCTGAATCTAGTCAAATATAAGCTTCTAAAGATGAGCAGCAAAGTTTACGAGACTATTGAGAATGAGGAGATCTTGCCTTACAACATCCGCCATTTGCGGGTTAGAGAAGCTAACAATGAGGCAGGAGCAAAGTATGTCATGCAACCTTACTCAGATCTGTTGACTATGTTTGGGGTGGAAGAGGAATTGCGCGTAGCTGGCGTAGGAGAAGGCTATAAATTACTTCCTAATTTTGGCTGGGACGAATATGCTATAGGTGGATTGGAGATCCATCGTGTTTCCGGCGATCACCTTTCCATGTTTACAGAACCCCATGTGAAAGTGCTTGCCGAGAAATTGCAGGCTTGCTTAACAAAGGCTGCAACTGAAGCAACAGCAGATAAGCGATCCCCAGTCCCTGCTCTTCAGAAACGGTAA